GAATTATGGAGCAGTGATGGTACCAAAAGCGGCACCAAGATGATGCTGGATATTAATCCGGGCACATTGGATTCTGATCCAGAAGATTTTAGCCTTCTCCAAGGCGATCTTTATTTTACTGGAAACACCTACCTCTACGGACGTCAAATCTTAAAACTGGACGGCAGTGGTCTGAACGTCACTGAAATACGAGGAAGCCTGGGAGAGGCAAAAGCAACTGAGCCAGATGATTTGCACGCTTCCCGCGATCAACTTTTCTTTAGTGCCGTCACAAGGATTGATCCTTCGGACGACAGCGACAACACAACACCGTCCACAGGGGGAACATCCGATTCGGGATCAGATCCCGGTGGATTCATGGTTGCTGCTGACGGGATCGAAACAAAAGCACTTGATTATATAGAAGATTACAACAGGAATATTGACTCCTACAGAGAGTTCGACAACCCTGAGTTTCTTAATTTCGCAAGATTTTGGGCAGATGCACTGGCAACCTCAATCCTTGTCGAAAACAATGATGCTTCACTCGCTGAAGACTGGAATCAATACTATCAACCTCTCTCCGATCAATCCTTATCTACATCTCTACCCATTCGGATCCCCGAAGGAATCCCCTCCACTGCTGCATCTCGAAGCACAGACTCCTCCCCTGATGGAAGCACCAGCATTCCCAGCGAGGACGACAACCAAAACAGCCTTGGCCGAGAGCTCTGGATTTCCAATGGCAAAGCAAAAGGCAACACACTGCTGAAAGACATCAATCCAGGGGAAGGCAGCTCAGATCCGAAGGGATTCGTAACGGTGGGCACGAAAACTTACTTCAGTGCCAATGATGGAGAATTTGGAGAAGAGCTGTGGATCAGCGATGGAACCCAGAGCGGAACATATATGCTCAGCGACATCAATAAAGGATCCAAAGATTCATCCCCCAGATCAATCACTGAAGTGGATGGCGTGGTTTATTTCTCCGCCAAAAGCGAAAATCATGGTCGCGAACTCTGGAGAATCGGCACACCGAATCTCAGCACACAGTCATCCAAAAGGTCCAAACAAAATAATCTCAGCGCAAAAGAGCTGAACTTAACAAGATTGGTTAATGACAAACGTGGCAGAGGACGACTTGTCGGCAAAAAAAACACTGCCGATGAATTCATCTTCTCAAAAGACAATCAATTTGGAACCAAGAAGGCAGATCAGATCACGCGATTCTCAAGGAATGAAGGAGACACCATTCAGCTGAACCCGAATTCATTCGCGGGGATCAAAAAGCGACACTTCAAGACCACCAATACATTGCAGAAGTTCAACCGTGAGCTTGAACGCAAGAGCAACATTATCTATTTCGAGCCCACTGGAGAACTCTATTTCGATCAGAACGGACGCAAAGCCGGCTTCGGAGATCCCAACGAGTCAGGGCTGTTTGCCATTCTCAAGGGTGCTCCAGATCTCAACCCGACAGACATTGGCCTGATTTGATCTGATTTCAGTCCTGCCAGGGCAAACCAGTGCCGGACGCCTCAGCAATCGTGCGGAGACCATGGCGATCCAGCTGGAGCAGCAGACCCTCCAAGATCCGCGGCACCAGATCCGGCCCTTGAAAAATCCAACCGGTGTAGAGCTGCACCAGCGATGCACCCGCCGTAATCCGCTCCCAGGCGGCTTCCGCAGAATCAATGCCACCCACTCCGATCAAAGGCAACGCAGGGCCAGCACTGGCCCGTAGCCGACGAATCACCTCCTGAGCCCTGTGGCGCAGCGGCGCACCGCTGAGCCCACCGGCCTCCTCCGCGAGGGTGCGCCCGGTCTGAGTCAGACGCCGTTGCTCCAGGCCAAGCCGATTGAGACTGGTGTTGACCGCGATCACACCGGCCAAGCCCTCCTCAAAGGCCAGACGAGCAATGGCATCGATCGACTCATCGTCCAAATCCGGTGCGATTTTCACGAGCAGTGGCGGGCAGGCCGCCAAGCGTCGCAGCCGCTCCACAAGTCGCCGCAACTGGGTGGTGTCTTGCAGATCCCGCAGTCCGGGTGTGTTGGGAGAGCTGACGTTGATCACTGCGTAGTCCGCCATCGGAGACAACAACTCCAGGGAGGCCGCGTAGTCATCTGGGGCCTGCTCCAGGGCCGTGATTTTGGATTTGCCGACATTGATCCCGAGCACAGCAGACCGCCGGCCCGGTGGATCCAAGCGTTGCCGCTCCAGCGTTTTCAACAGCGCCTGGGCGCCGTCATTGTTGAATCCCATCCGGTTCAACGCTGCCTGTTCTTCCGCCAAACGAAACAGCCGCGGTTTTGGGTTACCCGGCTGGCCATGCCAAGTCACCGTGCCCACTTCGGCAAAGCCAAAGCCGAAGCAATCCCAGATACCAGCCGCTACTCCGTTTTTGTCAAACCCCGCCGCCAAACCCACCGGGTTGGGGAAACGGCAACCAAACAAGACCTGCTCCAGGCGCAGATCACGCCGTTGAAGATCTGCCGCCACGCCACCGAGCACCGTGGTCACCCCTGGCCAACGCCGCCGCAGGCTGGCCTGACCCAGCGCCGTCAGCGCTGTACGCGACAGCTGTTCAGCGTCCAGGCCGTCGTCTCGCGCCAGTGCCGGACCAAGCCAACGTTGATAGAAGGCACCGCTGCTGAGCGGTCCGGCCGAAGAGGACGGCGACATGCTCGGGCTCAGGACTGTCCTGATCCTGCCTCGCGGCGTTGCAGGGTCCAGCGGCCATCCCCCTGGGGTTGCACAGTCCAATCCCTCCAGATCCAGCTCTCCCGCTTGGTTTCCAGCTGTTTGAACGGCTGTTCCACCAACTGCGCCAGCTCCGTCAACGACAGGCTGTATCCGCCCTGCGCCAACCGATCCGCCACCTCCAAACGTGACAACAACAACAGCAGAGGCTTGGGAGCAGCCTCTGGCACGGCCTCCGAAGAAGGCCGCTTGGACGCTCCCTGCTGCAGGACCAAGCCCGGCTGCGCAGCATGGGAGAACGCCACAGCAATGCGGTCCACCCGTTCGTTGTCTGGATCACCGCTGTGGCCTTTGACGTACCGCAGGGGGACGTCGTCCAGGCGGGCGGTATCGAGGGCCTTCCAGAGATCCTGATTGAGCACTGGCTTGCCGGCAGCCGTCTTCCAGCCTTTGCGCTTCCAGCCTTTGATCCAGGACCCCAGACCATCAATCAGGTATTTACTGTCGGTGCGCAGGGTGAGATCGGGATGACGGGGCAGTTGCTCAAGGCGTTGCAACACCTCCAACGCCGCCTGCAATTCCATGCGGTTGTTGGTGGTGTCGGGCGCATGGCCCCCGAATTCCTCAACACTGCCGTCTTCAAAACGCAATAAGGCACCCCAACCTCCCGGACCAGGGTTGCCGCTGCAGGCACCGTCGGTCGCTGCAGCCACAACACGTCCCCGTCCTTCGGCCATTGATCTGTCCCAACACTGTTCGGTACAACACGGTTTCTGGGGTCACCGTGCATGAGCCGAACCTACCTGCGGGCTGCCGGGCTGACTGCCGTGGGGCTGATGGGCGCTGGCCTACCGCAGGAGGGCGCGGCGCGGCCCCTGTTTGAGAGCACAGCAGTTCCTCAGGAGCGCTTCGCTGTCCTCGCACAACCCGTTGGGAGGGCCCAGTGGAAATTGCTGGTTCTGGAACAAATCAAGCCCCAACCGCGCTGCTGGACGCCACGCCAGGACGGACTGGTGGAGCCCAGCCTGAATCGCTTCGACTTCACCAGAATCTGCAAGCGCTACCTGGACAGCAATGGCTACTCGTTGCGCAGCGGTGACCAAGATCTCGGAACCCGCTTCCGCTTCCGTCTCAAACAATCCGGCGCATCACTGAAACTCGAAGCCCTCGACCCCCAGCAAAGGGCACCACTCCTGGTCGGGCAGGCCCCTGTCCACCGTCGTGATCCCAACGGATTCGTCCCCCTGCAACTGGCACCTGGCTGGGCACTGGAACGGCGCGTTTACCAAGGGCGCAAGCTGAACCATCTGTACTTTGCCCACAAGGCACCGGTGAACCTGCTGCTCGCACGGGCCAGCAGCCAAGGCCAACGTTCCGGATTCAGGCGATTGGGAACGCCGATGCCACCGGTCGCACCACCTCCCCTCCCTGCCGCAGGACCAACGCGCAGAAGAGCAGGTCGAACAACAGCCAGCCGCATAGTTAGCAGTGGCCCGATTCGATTGCAGGTGATTCCCTACGGCCGTTGACGGCAAACCGGCACAGTGCCAGTCGAGAGAGCGACCAGACAGGGGCTGACAATCAAATCCTCGCTCTTAGTTTGCATTTGTGTGAGGAGTGCAGAACGCCTCTTCAGGGTCGAAACAAGGACAGACTCCTGAACGTGTTCCTCTCGACGAAAGCTCCGCCTTTGGCGGGGCTTTTTTGTTGGCAGCCGAACAACATAAAAAAAACCGGCCCACGAGGGACCGGTGGCTGGGCAACAACAAGCAGGGAAGAGGGGCATGCCCTCTCCCGAGCCGATCACTTGAGGGTGACCTTGCCGCCTGCTTCTTCGATCTCTTTCTTGAGAGCTTCGGCGTCGGCCTTGGAGATGCCTTCCTTGACGGGCTTGGGGGCAGCTTCCACCAGAGCCTTGGCATCGCCGAGGCCGAGGCCGGTGGCGTTGCGGACGGCCTTGAGGACCTTGATCTTGGCTGCAGCGTCGAAGCTTTCGAGGATGACGTCGAATTCAGACTTCTCCTCAGCGGCTTCGCCACCGCCACCAGCAGCAGCGCCGGGGGCAGCCATCACAACACCAGCAGATGCTGCGGCAGACACACCGAAAGCCTCTTCGATCTGCTTGACAAGCTCGGAAGCTTCAAGCAGGGAGAGGGATTTCAGCGATTCGAGAATTTCGTCGGTTTTTGCAGACATGGTTTTGAAAGGGGAAGCAACAGATCAATGAACAGTGGTCTCGGCAGAGCCGAATCAGCCTTCGCCGCCTTCGGCGTGCTGCTTGAGCGCCCTGGCCATACCAGAGGGAACCTCGTTGATGCCCACAGCGACCTTCGTGGCCACGGCGTTGATGGCACCGGCGATCTGAGCCATGAGCTGCTCCTTGGAGGGGAGATCAGCAATGGCTTTGATCTCGTCCTGCGACAGAAGCTTGCCTTCGAAAAGGCCGCCCTTGGTCTCGGACTTTTTGAGTTCCTTCTGGAAGGTCTGAACGGCCTTCACACCAGCACCAACATCGCCCTTCACCAGGACGAAGGCGTTGGTACCGGTCAGCAGGGAGTCGAGGCTGGCCCAGTTGCTGTCGCCATCAATGGCACGGCGCATCAAGGTGTTTTTGGTCACCTTGCAAACGCTGTCGCTGGCCCGCAGACGATCCCGCAGGTCAGACATCTCCTTGATGGACAGGCCCTTGAAATCAAGGACAAGTGCCAGTTCGGCGTCGGCGAGGAGCTCCTTGAGCTCTCCGACGATCTGCTGCTTGTTCTCCAGCGTGCGGCCCATAGGGATTGGATCGGATCAAAGGAACAAGCCGGGCACACGGCCGATCGAGTCTTCTGAACGAAGACGAGGCCGCGTGCCGATCCAACCCCGAATGGGACAAAACCGTGTCGCGTCTGCCTCGGCAGGGATTACATCAATGGGAATGACTGACGTCATGCCCAGGGACATCCTGCTGTCTCTGGCCGGGCGCGTGCCCGATTTGGCTTTCGCCAAAGGTTGAGTGTAGAGGAGAGCCTGATCAGCTCCCCTGTTCAATGTCCTGCAGGGCAGAGAAATCGACCTCAACGGAGGGCCCCATGGTGGAGGTCACATACAGGGACTTCCAGTAACGGCCTTTGGCACCACTGGGCTTGTTGCGGTCAATGGTCTCTTGCAACGTCTTGAGGTTCTCAAGCAGGGCCTCAGGACTGAAGCTGGCCTTGCCGAAACGGACATGGACGATGCCGGTGCGATCGGCACGGAATTCAAGTTTGCCGGCCTTGAATTCCTTGATCGCAGCCGCAAGATCCGTGGTGACGGTGCCGGCCTTAGGGTTGGGCATCAAGCCGCGGGGGCCGAGGACTCGGCCCAACTTGGCCACCTTGGGCATCATGTCTGGGGTGGCGATCAGCAGGTCGAAATCCATTTCGCCCTTGCTGATGGTTTCCACCAGTTCTTCTTCACCGGCGAGTTCAGCGCCCGCGGCCTTGGCTTCAGCCACCTTCTCACCACGGGTCACCACAGCGATGCGCACGCTCTGGCCGGTGCCATTGGGCAGGGCCACGGTGGTGCGCAGCTGCTGGTCGGTGTACTTCGGATCGATGCCGAGGCGCACATGGGCCTCCATCGTCTCGTCGAATTTCGCGTTGGCGTTGTCCTTCACCAGGGCAATCGCCTCGAGGGGGGCGTAGGCACGGTCCTCGATCTTGCCGGCCAGGCTGGCCAGGCGCTTAGAGATTTTGGGCATGTTCAGAGGTGGGGTTCAGGCGACATCAGCGATGTCTCCCCCGAATGGGTTGGAGAAGAGATGCAGCGACGTCAGTCGCTGATGGAAACGCCCATGTTGCGGGCGGTGCCTTCGATGATCCGCATAGCGGACTCAACGCTGGTGCAGTTGAGGTCAGGGAGCTTGGTCTTAGCGATTTCCTCGAGCTGAGCCCGACTGATCGATCCAAC
The Synechococcus sp. PROS-U-1 DNA segment above includes these coding regions:
- the rplJ gene encoding 50S ribosomal protein L10, with the protein product MGRTLENKQQIVGELKELLADAELALVLDFKGLSIKEMSDLRDRLRASDSVCKVTKNTLMRRAIDGDSNWASLDSLLTGTNAFVLVKGDVGAGVKAVQTFQKELKKSETKGGLFEGKLLSQDEIKAIADLPSKEQLMAQIAGAINAVATKVAVGINEVPSGMARALKQHAEGGEG
- the rplA gene encoding 50S ribosomal protein L1 yields the protein MPKISKRLASLAGKIEDRAYAPLEAIALVKDNANAKFDETMEAHVRLGIDPKYTDQQLRTTVALPNGTGQSVRIAVVTRGEKVAEAKAAGAELAGEEELVETISKGEMDFDLLIATPDMMPKVAKLGRVLGPRGLMPNPKAGTVTTDLAAAIKEFKAGKLEFRADRTGIVHVRFGKASFSPEALLENLKTLQETIDRNKPSGAKGRYWKSLYVTSTMGPSVEVDFSALQDIEQGS
- the rnhA gene encoding ribonuclease HI; this translates as MAEGRGRVVAAATDGACSGNPGPGGWGALLRFEDGSVEEFGGHAPDTTNNRMELQAALEVLQRLEQLPRHPDLTLRTDSKYLIDGLGSWIKGWKRKGWKTAAGKPVLNQDLWKALDTARLDDVPLRYVKGHSGDPDNERVDRIAVAFSHAAQPGLVLQQGASKRPSSEAVPEAAPKPLLLLLSRLEVADRLAQGGYSLSLTELAQLVEQPFKQLETKRESWIWRDWTVQPQGDGRWTLQRREAGSGQS
- a CDS encoding DUF3747 domain-containing protein — protein: MSRTYLRAAGLTAVGLMGAGLPQEGAARPLFESTAVPQERFAVLAQPVGRAQWKLLVLEQIKPQPRCWTPRQDGLVEPSLNRFDFTRICKRYLDSNGYSLRSGDQDLGTRFRFRLKQSGASLKLEALDPQQRAPLLVGQAPVHRRDPNGFVPLQLAPGWALERRVYQGRKLNHLYFAHKAPVNLLLARASSQGQRSGFRRLGTPMPPVAPPPLPAAGPTRRRAGRTTASRIVSSGPIRLQVIPYGR
- a CDS encoding quinone-dependent dihydroorotate dehydrogenase yields the protein MSPSSSAGPLSSGAFYQRWLGPALARDDGLDAEQLSRTALTALGQASLRRRWPGVTTVLGGVAADLQRRDLRLEQVLFGCRFPNPVGLAAGFDKNGVAAGIWDCFGFGFAEVGTVTWHGQPGNPKPRLFRLAEEQAALNRMGFNNDGAQALLKTLERQRLDPPGRRSAVLGINVGKSKITALEQAPDDYAASLELLSPMADYAVINVSSPNTPGLRDLQDTTQLRRLVERLRRLAACPPLLVKIAPDLDDESIDAIARLAFEEGLAGVIAVNTSLNRLGLEQRRLTQTGRTLAEEAGGLSGAPLRHRAQEVIRRLRASAGPALPLIGVGGIDSAEAAWERITAGASLVQLYTGWIFQGPDLVPRILEGLLLQLDRHGLRTIAEASGTGLPWQD
- the rplL gene encoding 50S ribosomal protein L7/L12, with product MSAKTDEILESLKSLSLLEASELVKQIEEAFGVSAAASAGVVMAAPGAAAGGGGEAAEEKSEFDVILESFDAAAKIKVLKAVRNATGLGLGDAKALVEAAPKPVKEGISKADAEALKKEIEEAGGKVTLK